From one Eleginops maclovinus isolate JMC-PN-2008 ecotype Puerto Natales chromosome 7, JC_Emac_rtc_rv5, whole genome shotgun sequence genomic stretch:
- the gpr143 gene encoding G-protein coupled receptor 143 isoform X1 encodes MASPRLETFCCPNRDAATDFVVTFQPELFGALGLASASLSLMFAVLQILPKRKGYRRLGQYPLPRPASSSRILFIISICDILGCTGIIVRSSVWLGLPNIIDRVSVTNSTEVWPEVFCVGSAMWIQLFFSASFWWTFCYAVDVFLVVKTSAGISTIILYHMITWGLAVLLCVEGVAMLYYPSISDCEQGLQHAIPHYVTTYAPMLLVLVANPVFFNRTISAVTSLLKGRQGIYTENERRLANEIKIRFFKIMLVFFICWVPNIINESLLFYLEMQTDINDNGFRNIRNAALITWFIMGILNPMQAFLNTLAFHGWTGFDVDFRLQQRRELAWDSVSTSVPNTAAHNPTVGTTLLYQSHVQEAKKNMMSNGQHSDAISVLSEGSESSTVEIHISSELRDYEDVDADEESLENSVRH; translated from the exons ATGGCCTCCCCCCGGTTGGAGACTTTCTGCTGTCCGAACCGGGACGCGGCGACAGACTTCGTGGTCACCTTCCAGCCCGAGCTGTTCGGGGCTCTGGGACTGGCAAGCGCGAGTCTCAGTCTAATGTTTGCCGTTTTACAAATTCTGCCAAAACGCAAAGGATACAGAAGACTCGGGCAGTATCCGCTGCCGAGACCCGCGTCCTCCTCCCGGATATTGTTCATCATCAGTATATGTGACATACTGGGATGCACAG GTATCATCGTCCGATCATCTGTCTGGCTGGGCCTGCCAAACATCATTGACCGTGTCTCAGTGACCAACAGCACTGAAGTCTGGCCAGAGGTCTTCTGTGTCGGCAGCGCA ATGTGGATCCAGTTGTTTTTTAGCGCTTCTTTCTGGTGGACCTTTTGTTATGCTGTCGACGTCTTCCTGGTGGTGAAAACTTCGGCGGGAATCAG CACCATTATCCTCTACCACATGATTACATGGGGTCTGGCcgtgctgctgtgtgtggaaGGAGTGGCAATGCTTtactatccatccatctctga TTGTGAGCAAGGCCTCCAGCACGCTATCCCCCACTATGTCACCACATACGCACCCATGCTCCTCGTCCTCGTGGCCAATCCTGTCTTCTTTAACCGGACTATATCTGCAG TGACATCTTTGCTAAAAGGGCGACAAGGAATCTACACAGAAAATGAGAGACGGCTGGCCAATGAGATAAAGATACGCTTCTTTAAAATCATGCTGGTGTTCTTTATCTG CTGGGTTCCCAATATCATCAATGAGAGCCTCCTCTTCTACCTGGAGATGCAGACAGACATCAATGACAACGGCTTCAGGAACATCAGAAACGCAGCCCTCATCACATGGTTTATCATG GGTATCCTGAACCCTATGCAAGCCTTCCTCAACACCCTGGCCTTTCACGGCTGGACGGGCTTCGATGTTGACTTCAGACTGCAGCAAAGGAGAGAGCTGGCCTGGGACTCAGTTTCTACTTCAGTGCctaacacagcagcacacaATCCCACGGTGGGCACCACTCTGCTCTACCAGAGTCATGTCCAGgaagccaaaaaaaacatgatgagcAACGGACAGCACTCTGACGCCATCAGCGTCCTCTCAGAAG GTTCAGAGTCTAGTACAGTTGAAATCCACATTTCCAGCGAGCTACGAGACTATGAGGATGTAGACGCTGATGAAGAATCCTTGGAGAACTCTGTGAGGCACTAG
- the gpr143 gene encoding G-protein coupled receptor 143 isoform X2, whose translation MASPRLETFCCPNRDAATDFVVTFQPELFGALGLASASLSLMFAVLQILPKRKGYRRLGQYPLPRPASSSRILFIISICDILGCTGIIVRSSVWLGLPNIIDRVSVTNSTEVWPEVFCVGSAMWIQLFFSASFWWTFCYAVDVFLVVKTSAGISTIILYHMITWGLAVLLCVEGVAMLYYPSISDCEQGLQHAIPHYVTTYAPMLLVLVANPVFFNRTISAVTSLLKGRQGIYTENERRLANEIKIRFFKIMLVFFICWVPNIINESLLFYLEMQTDINDNGFRNIRNAALITWFIMGILNPMQAFLNTLAFHGWTGFDVDFRLQQRRELAWDSVSTSVPNTAAHNPTVGTTLLYQSHVQEAKKNMMSNGQHSDAISVLSEGKKKSFWMQ comes from the exons ATGGCCTCCCCCCGGTTGGAGACTTTCTGCTGTCCGAACCGGGACGCGGCGACAGACTTCGTGGTCACCTTCCAGCCCGAGCTGTTCGGGGCTCTGGGACTGGCAAGCGCGAGTCTCAGTCTAATGTTTGCCGTTTTACAAATTCTGCCAAAACGCAAAGGATACAGAAGACTCGGGCAGTATCCGCTGCCGAGACCCGCGTCCTCCTCCCGGATATTGTTCATCATCAGTATATGTGACATACTGGGATGCACAG GTATCATCGTCCGATCATCTGTCTGGCTGGGCCTGCCAAACATCATTGACCGTGTCTCAGTGACCAACAGCACTGAAGTCTGGCCAGAGGTCTTCTGTGTCGGCAGCGCA ATGTGGATCCAGTTGTTTTTTAGCGCTTCTTTCTGGTGGACCTTTTGTTATGCTGTCGACGTCTTCCTGGTGGTGAAAACTTCGGCGGGAATCAG CACCATTATCCTCTACCACATGATTACATGGGGTCTGGCcgtgctgctgtgtgtggaaGGAGTGGCAATGCTTtactatccatccatctctga TTGTGAGCAAGGCCTCCAGCACGCTATCCCCCACTATGTCACCACATACGCACCCATGCTCCTCGTCCTCGTGGCCAATCCTGTCTTCTTTAACCGGACTATATCTGCAG TGACATCTTTGCTAAAAGGGCGACAAGGAATCTACACAGAAAATGAGAGACGGCTGGCCAATGAGATAAAGATACGCTTCTTTAAAATCATGCTGGTGTTCTTTATCTG CTGGGTTCCCAATATCATCAATGAGAGCCTCCTCTTCTACCTGGAGATGCAGACAGACATCAATGACAACGGCTTCAGGAACATCAGAAACGCAGCCCTCATCACATGGTTTATCATG GGTATCCTGAACCCTATGCAAGCCTTCCTCAACACCCTGGCCTTTCACGGCTGGACGGGCTTCGATGTTGACTTCAGACTGCAGCAAAGGAGAGAGCTGGCCTGGGACTCAGTTTCTACTTCAGTGCctaacacagcagcacacaATCCCACGGTGGGCACCACTCTGCTCTACCAGAGTCATGTCCAGgaagccaaaaaaaacatgatgagcAACGGACAGCACTCTGACGCCATCAGCGTCCTCTCAGAAG gaaaaaaaaagtcattctgGATGCAATAA